From the genome of Streptomyces sp. NBC_01116, one region includes:
- a CDS encoding glycosyltransferase family 4 protein translates to MKIGIVCPYSWDVPGGVQFHIRDLAEHLIRLGHEVSVLAPADDETPLPPYVVSAGRAVPVPYNGSVARLNFGFLSAARVRRWLHDGTFDVIHIHEPTSPSLGLLACWAAQGPIVATFHTSNPRSRAMIAAYPILQPALEKISARIAVSEYARRTLVEHLGGDAVVIPNGVDVGFFARAEPKAEWQGGTLGFIGRIDEPRKGLPVLMKALPAILAAHPEARLLVAGRGDEEEAVATLPKELRERVEFLGMVSDEDKARLLRSVDVYVAPNTGGESFGIILVEALSAGAPVLASDLDAFAQVLDQGAAGDLFAGEDAEALAAAAIRLLGDPERRAGLRERGEAHVRRFDWATVGADVLAVYETVTDGAASVAADERSGLRARFGLARD, encoded by the coding sequence GTGAAGATCGGCATCGTCTGCCCGTACTCCTGGGACGTACCGGGCGGTGTGCAGTTCCACATCCGGGACCTCGCAGAACACCTGATCCGGCTCGGCCACGAGGTCTCCGTCCTGGCCCCCGCCGACGACGAGACCCCGCTGCCGCCGTACGTCGTCTCGGCGGGCCGGGCCGTCCCCGTCCCGTACAACGGCTCCGTCGCCCGGCTGAACTTCGGCTTCCTGTCGGCGGCCCGGGTGCGGCGCTGGCTCCACGACGGCACGTTCGACGTCATCCACATCCACGAGCCGACCTCCCCGTCGCTCGGCCTGCTGGCCTGCTGGGCGGCGCAGGGGCCGATCGTGGCCACCTTCCACACCTCCAACCCGCGCTCCCGGGCGATGATCGCCGCGTACCCGATCCTCCAGCCCGCGCTCGAGAAGATCAGCGCCCGGATCGCCGTCAGCGAGTACGCCCGGCGCACCCTGGTCGAGCACCTCGGCGGGGACGCCGTCGTCATCCCCAACGGCGTCGACGTCGGCTTCTTCGCCCGGGCCGAGCCGAAGGCCGAGTGGCAGGGCGGGACCCTCGGCTTCATCGGCCGCATCGACGAACCCCGCAAGGGCCTGCCCGTCCTGATGAAGGCGCTGCCCGCGATCCTCGCCGCGCACCCCGAGGCCCGGCTGCTGGTCGCCGGACGCGGCGACGAGGAGGAGGCGGTGGCCACGCTGCCGAAGGAACTGCGCGAGCGCGTCGAGTTCCTCGGCATGGTCAGCGACGAGGACAAGGCCCGGCTGCTGCGCAGCGTCGATGTGTACGTGGCCCCGAACACCGGCGGCGAGAGCTTCGGCATCATCCTGGTCGAGGCGCTGTCGGCCGGTGCGCCGGTGCTGGCCAGCGATCTGGACGCCTTCGCGCAGGTGCTGGACCAGGGCGCGGCGGGCGACCTGTTCGCAGGCGAGGACGCCGAGGCGCTGGCCGCCGCGGCGATCCGGCTGCTGGGCGACCCGGAGCGCCGGGCCGGACTGCGCGAGCGCGGCGAGGCCCACGTCCGGCGGTTCGACTGGGCGACGGTGGGGGCCGACGTCCTCGCGGTGTACGAGACGGTGACCGACGGGGCCGCCTCGGTCGCGGCGGACGAACGCTCGGGGCTGCGGGCCCGGTTCGGGCTGGCCCGGGACTGA
- the pdxS gene encoding pyridoxal 5'-phosphate synthase lyase subunit PdxS: protein MSTLPSTPQSAEYPATGTARVKRGMAEQLKGGVIMDVVDAEQAKIAEDAGAVAVMALERVPADIRKDGGVARMSDPNMIEEIIGAVSIPVMAKSRIGHFVEAQVLQSLGVDYIDESEVLTPADEVNHSDKFAFTTPFVCGATNLGEALRRIAEGAAMIRSKGEAGTGNVVEAVRHLRQIKNEIARLRGFDNNELYAAAKDLRAPYELVKEVAELGKLPVVLFSAGGVATPADAALMRQLGAEGVFVGSGIFKSGDPAKRAAAIVKATTFYDDPKVIADASRNLGEAMVGINCDTLPESERYANRGW from the coding sequence GTGTCCACGCTTCCCAGCACCCCGCAGTCCGCCGAGTACCCCGCCACCGGCACCGCCCGCGTCAAGCGCGGCATGGCCGAGCAGCTCAAGGGCGGCGTGATCATGGACGTCGTCGACGCCGAGCAGGCGAAGATCGCCGAGGACGCGGGCGCCGTGGCCGTCATGGCCCTGGAGCGCGTCCCGGCCGACATCCGCAAGGACGGCGGAGTGGCCCGGATGTCCGACCCCAACATGATCGAGGAGATCATCGGGGCCGTCTCCATCCCCGTCATGGCCAAGTCCCGCATCGGCCACTTCGTCGAGGCCCAGGTGCTCCAGTCCCTCGGCGTCGACTACATCGACGAGTCCGAGGTCCTCACCCCGGCCGACGAGGTCAACCACAGCGACAAGTTCGCCTTCACCACCCCCTTCGTCTGCGGCGCCACCAACCTGGGCGAGGCCCTGCGCCGCATCGCCGAGGGCGCGGCCATGATCCGCTCGAAGGGCGAGGCCGGCACCGGCAACGTCGTCGAGGCCGTCCGCCACCTGCGCCAGATCAAGAACGAGATCGCCCGGCTGCGCGGCTTCGACAACAACGAGCTGTACGCCGCCGCCAAGGACCTCCGCGCCCCCTACGAGCTGGTCAAGGAGGTCGCGGAGCTCGGCAAGCTGCCCGTCGTGCTGTTCTCCGCCGGTGGCGTCGCCACCCCGGCCGACGCCGCGCTGATGCGCCAGCTCGGCGCCGAGGGCGTCTTCGTCGGCTCCGGCATCTTCAAGTCCGGCGACCCGGCCAAGCGCGCCGCCGCCATCGTGAAGGCCACCACCTTCTACGACGACCCGAAGGTCATCGCGGACGCCTCCCGCAACCTGGGCGAGGCCATGGTCGGCATCAACTGCGACACCCTGCCCGAGTCCGAGCGCTACGCCAACCGCGGCTGGTAA
- the pgsA gene encoding phosphatidylinositol phosphate synthase yields MLNKYARAFFTRVLTPFAALLLRLGVSPDAVTLVGTAGVMAGALVFFPMGEFFWGTIVITIFVFSDLVDGNMARQAGISSRWGAFLDSTLDRVADGAIFAGFALWYAGGGDDNILCAVAIFCLASGQVVSYTKARGESIGLPVAVNGLVERAERLVISLVAAGLAGLHAFGVPGIDVLLPIALWIVAAGSLVTLIQRVVTVRRESAEADAAEAAVGQAAAGPSAAGSGGSAGQAGQGSEGDR; encoded by the coding sequence ATGCTGAACAAGTACGCGCGTGCATTCTTCACGCGTGTCCTCACACCGTTCGCCGCTCTGCTGCTCCGCCTCGGGGTCAGCCCCGACGCGGTCACTCTCGTCGGCACGGCCGGAGTGATGGCAGGTGCGCTGGTCTTTTTCCCCATGGGGGAGTTCTTCTGGGGCACGATCGTCATCACGATCTTCGTCTTCTCCGACCTCGTCGACGGCAACATGGCGCGGCAGGCCGGGATCTCCAGCCGGTGGGGCGCGTTCCTCGACTCGACGCTGGACCGGGTCGCCGACGGGGCGATCTTCGCCGGATTCGCCCTCTGGTACGCGGGCGGCGGCGACGACAACATCCTGTGCGCCGTGGCGATCTTCTGCCTGGCCAGCGGCCAGGTGGTCTCGTACACCAAGGCGCGCGGCGAGTCGATCGGCCTGCCGGTCGCGGTCAACGGCCTCGTGGAGCGCGCCGAGCGCCTGGTGATCTCGCTGGTCGCCGCCGGACTCGCCGGACTGCACGCGTTCGGCGTCCCCGGTATCGACGTCCTGCTGCCGATCGCGCTGTGGATCGTCGCCGCGGGCAGCCTCGTGACGCTGATCCAGCGCGTGGTGACCGTGCGCCGCGAATCCGCCGAGGCGGACGCCGCGGAAGCCGCCGTGGGGCAGGCCGCCGCAGGCCCGTCCGCCGCCGGTTCCGGCGGTTCCGCCGGCCAGGCCGGCCAGGGGAGCGAGGGCGACCGGTGA
- the ruvC gene encoding crossover junction endodeoxyribonuclease RuvC, giving the protein MRVLGIDPGLTRCGVGVVEGVAGRPLTMIGVGVVRTSSDAELGDRLVAVERGIEQWLDEHSPGFVAVERVFAQHNVRTVMGTAQASAVAMLCAARRGIPVALHTPSEVKAAVTGSGRADKDQVGAMVTRLLRLDAPPKPADAADALALAICHIWRAPAQNRLQQAVAAHRTSGTSRTPGAPGTSRTPGVSRTPGTPRPLKGRTA; this is encoded by the coding sequence ATGCGGGTTCTGGGCATCGACCCGGGGCTGACCCGATGCGGCGTCGGGGTGGTCGAGGGAGTCGCGGGAAGACCTCTGACCATGATCGGCGTCGGCGTCGTGCGCACCTCCTCCGACGCGGAGCTCGGCGACCGGCTCGTCGCCGTCGAGCGCGGCATCGAGCAGTGGCTCGACGAACACTCCCCGGGCTTCGTCGCGGTCGAGCGCGTCTTCGCCCAGCACAACGTCCGCACCGTGATGGGCACCGCCCAGGCCAGCGCGGTCGCCATGCTCTGCGCCGCCCGCCGCGGCATCCCCGTCGCCCTGCACACCCCCAGCGAGGTCAAGGCGGCCGTCACCGGATCGGGCCGCGCCGACAAGGACCAGGTGGGAGCCATGGTGACCCGGCTGCTACGGCTGGACGCACCGCCCAAGCCCGCCGACGCCGCCGACGCCCTGGCGCTCGCCATCTGCCACATCTGGCGCGCCCCCGCGCAGAACCGGCTCCAGCAGGCCGTCGCCGCCCACCGCACGTCCGGCACGTCCCGCACACCCGGGGCTCCCGGCACATCCCGCACGCCCGGCGTCTCCCGTACGCCCGGCACGCCTCGCCCGCTGAAAGGCCGCACCGCATGA
- a CDS encoding elongation factor G-like protein EF-G2 translates to MGDKAHAHPGAAGGVPTAGHPSAVRNVVLVGPSGSGKTTLVEALALTAGAVNRAGRVEDGATVSDYDGIERRRRRSVQLSLVPVAWDGCKINLLDTPGYADFVGELRAGLRAADAALFVVSAAQDAASVAATTRAAWEECALVGMPRAIVVTHLDTARTSYREMNRICAEAFGGEDPDAVLPLYLPVPGPEGADGHAPPTGLTGLLSRRILDYSSGQRAELPPAPDQEESLRAARDRLIEGIIAESEDESLMDRYLDGEDLDVATLIADLERAVARGSFHPVLTAAPAAEGARQGIGTVELLELITRGFPTPLERTPPAVTTPSGEPRPAPVCDPGGPLVAEVVKTASDPYVGRVSLVRVFSGTLRPDDSVHLCGHGLDATGHAPRPCHEAEIRVGALTSPFGRRQHALDRCVAGDLACVARLGEAETGDTLSPADDPVLIEPWSTPDPLLPLAVRAHGKADEDKLSQGLARLVTEDPTLRLEQNPDTGQVVLWCLGEAHQEVALDRLRNRYGVQVDAEPHRVPLRETFAGRAAGRGRHVKQSGGHGRFAICEIEVEPLPPGSGIEFVDKVVGGSVPRRFIPSVEKGVRAQAARGLAAGHPLVDVRVTLLDGKAHSVDSSDAAFQTAGALALREAASDTRIQLLEPVCEVSVLVPDDYVGPVMSDLSGRRGRVVGTEQSPGGRTVVRAEVPEIEVGRYAVDLRSLSHGTGRFDRAYARHEAMPPQVADRVRAERADGSPGA, encoded by the coding sequence ATGGGCGACAAGGCACACGCACACCCCGGGGCCGCCGGAGGAGTACCGACGGCCGGCCACCCCTCCGCCGTACGGAACGTGGTGCTGGTCGGCCCCAGCGGATCGGGCAAGACCACGCTGGTCGAGGCCCTGGCCCTGACGGCGGGAGCCGTGAACCGGGCCGGGCGGGTGGAGGACGGGGCGACCGTCTCCGACTACGACGGGATCGAGCGGCGTCGACGGCGTTCCGTCCAGCTCTCGCTGGTCCCGGTGGCCTGGGACGGCTGCAAGATCAATCTGCTGGACACCCCCGGCTACGCGGACTTCGTCGGCGAGCTGCGGGCCGGTCTGCGCGCGGCGGACGCGGCCCTCTTCGTCGTCTCGGCGGCCCAGGACGCCGCGTCCGTGGCCGCGACCACCCGGGCAGCCTGGGAGGAGTGCGCGCTCGTCGGCATGCCGCGCGCGATCGTCGTGACGCACCTGGACACCGCCCGCACCTCCTACCGGGAGATGAACCGGATCTGCGCCGAGGCCTTCGGGGGCGAGGACCCCGACGCCGTACTGCCGCTGTACCTGCCCGTGCCGGGCCCCGAGGGCGCCGACGGGCACGCCCCGCCGACCGGGCTCACCGGGCTGCTGAGCCGGCGGATCCTCGACTACTCCTCGGGGCAACGCGCCGAGCTGCCGCCCGCGCCCGACCAGGAGGAGTCCCTGCGGGCGGCCCGGGACCGGCTGATCGAGGGGATCATCGCCGAGAGCGAGGACGAGTCCCTGATGGACCGCTATCTCGACGGCGAGGACCTCGACGTCGCGACGCTGATCGCCGACCTCGAACGGGCCGTCGCCCGGGGCTCCTTCCACCCCGTCCTCACCGCCGCGCCCGCGGCCGAGGGCGCCCGCCAGGGCATCGGCACCGTCGAACTGCTGGAGCTGATCACCCGCGGCTTCCCGACCCCGCTGGAGCGCACCCCGCCCGCCGTCACCACCCCGTCGGGCGAGCCGCGGCCCGCCCCGGTCTGCGATCCCGGGGGCCCGCTGGTCGCCGAGGTCGTCAAGACGGCCTCCGACCCGTACGTGGGCCGGGTCTCGCTGGTCCGCGTCTTCTCCGGCACCCTGCGCCCCGACGACTCCGTACACCTCTGCGGCCACGGCCTGGACGCGACGGGGCACGCGCCGCGCCCCTGTCACGAGGCGGAGATCCGGGTCGGGGCGCTCACCTCGCCGTTCGGCCGCCGGCAGCACGCCCTGGACCGGTGCGTCGCGGGCGATCTGGCGTGCGTGGCCCGGCTCGGCGAGGCGGAGACCGGCGACACGCTCTCCCCGGCCGACGATCCGGTCCTGATCGAGCCCTGGTCGACGCCGGACCCGCTGCTGCCGCTGGCCGTACGGGCGCACGGCAAGGCGGACGAGGACAAGCTGTCGCAGGGCCTGGCCCGGCTGGTCACCGAGGACCCCACGCTGCGCCTCGAACAGAACCCGGACACCGGTCAGGTCGTCCTGTGGTGCCTGGGCGAGGCCCATCAGGAGGTGGCCCTGGATCGGCTGCGCAACCGCTACGGCGTCCAGGTCGACGCGGAACCGCACCGGGTGCCGCTGCGCGAGACGTTCGCCGGGCGGGCCGCCGGGCGCGGACGGCACGTCAAGCAGTCGGGCGGGCACGGCCGGTTCGCGATCTGCGAGATCGAGGTGGAGCCGCTGCCGCCGGGCTCGGGCATCGAGTTCGTCGACAAGGTGGTCGGCGGTTCGGTGCCGCGTCGGTTCATCCCCTCGGTGGAGAAGGGCGTGCGGGCCCAGGCCGCCCGGGGGCTGGCCGCCGGGCATCCGCTGGTCGACGTGCGCGTCACACTGCTGGACGGCAAGGCGCACTCGGTGGACTCCTCGGACGCCGCGTTCCAGACCGCCGGGGCGCTCGCGCTGCGCGAGGCCGCCTCCGACACCCGCATCCAGCTCCTGGAACCGGTCTGCGAGGTAAGCGTCCTGGTCCCCGACGACTATGTGGGCCCGGTGATGAGCGACCTCTCGGGGCGGCGGGGCCGTGTCGTGGGAACCGAGCAGAGTCCGGGCGGGCGCACCGTCGTACGGGCCGAGGTGCCGGAGATCGAGGTCGGCCGGTACGCGGTGGACCTGCGCTCCCTGTCGCACGGCACGGGCCGCTTCGACCGCGCGTACGCCCGCCACGAGGCGATGCCGCCGCAGGTCGCGGACCGGGTCCGGGCGGAGCGGGCGGACGGGTCCCCCGGCGCGTGA
- the ruvA gene encoding Holliday junction branch migration protein RuvA produces MIAFVSGPVAALAPTTAVIKVGGIGMAVQCTPHTLADLRVGKEARLATSLVVREDSLTLYGFRDDDERQVFELLQTASGVGPRLAQAMLATHSPDALRLAVSTGDEKALTAVSGIGKKGAQKLLLELKDRLGEPVGAHIGAQGIGTPVTSGWRDQLQAALIGLGYASREADEAVNAVAPQAEAAVAEGAAPPVPQLLRAALQTLNRAR; encoded by the coding sequence ATGATCGCCTTCGTCTCCGGCCCGGTGGCCGCCCTCGCCCCGACCACGGCCGTCATCAAGGTCGGCGGCATCGGCATGGCGGTCCAGTGCACCCCGCACACCCTCGCCGACCTGCGCGTCGGCAAGGAGGCCCGGCTCGCCACCTCGCTGGTCGTCCGCGAGGACTCCCTCACCCTCTACGGCTTCCGGGACGACGACGAGCGGCAGGTGTTCGAGCTCCTCCAGACCGCCAGCGGCGTCGGCCCCCGCCTCGCCCAGGCGATGCTCGCCACCCACAGCCCCGACGCCCTGCGCCTCGCGGTCTCCACCGGCGACGAGAAGGCGCTGACCGCCGTCTCCGGCATCGGCAAGAAGGGCGCGCAGAAGCTGCTCCTGGAGCTCAAGGACCGGCTCGGCGAACCGGTCGGCGCGCACATCGGCGCGCAGGGCATCGGCACCCCGGTCACCTCCGGCTGGCGCGACCAGCTCCAGGCCGCCCTGATCGGCCTCGGCTACGCGAGCCGCGAGGCCGACGAGGCCGTCAACGCCGTCGCCCCGCAGGCCGAGGCCGCCGTCGCCGAGGGCGCGGCGCCCCCCGTGCCGCAGCTGCTGCGGGCCGCCCTGCAGACTCTCAACCGCGCACGCTGA
- the pdxT gene encoding pyridoxal 5'-phosphate synthase glutaminase subunit PdxT, which produces MSETPLIGVLALQGDVREHLIALASADALARPVRRPEELAEVDGLVIPGGESTTMSKLAVLFGMMEPLRERVRAGMPVYGTCAGMILLAEKILDPRSGQETVGGIDMIVRRNAFGRQNESFEAAVEVGGVEGGPVDGVFIRAPWVESVGAETEVIAEHGGHIVAVRQENALATSFHPELTGDHRVHALFVDMVRAVN; this is translated from the coding sequence ATGAGCGAGACCCCCCTGATCGGCGTGCTGGCTCTCCAGGGCGACGTACGGGAGCACCTGATCGCCCTGGCCTCGGCGGACGCCCTGGCCAGGCCGGTCCGGCGCCCCGAGGAACTCGCCGAGGTCGACGGCCTGGTCATACCGGGCGGCGAGTCCACCACCATGTCCAAACTGGCCGTGCTCTTCGGCATGATGGAGCCGCTCCGCGAGCGGGTCCGGGCCGGGATGCCGGTCTACGGCACCTGCGCCGGGATGATCCTGCTGGCCGAGAAGATCCTCGACCCCCGTTCGGGTCAGGAGACCGTCGGCGGCATCGACATGATCGTGCGGCGCAACGCCTTCGGCCGGCAGAACGAGTCGTTCGAGGCCGCTGTCGAGGTCGGCGGCGTCGAAGGCGGCCCGGTGGACGGTGTGTTCATCCGCGCTCCGTGGGTCGAGTCCGTCGGGGCCGAGACCGAGGTCATCGCCGAACACGGCGGGCATATCGTGGCCGTCCGGCAGGAAAACGCCCTCGCCACCTCGTTCCACCCCGAACTGACAGGCGACCATCGCGTACACGCTCTGTTCGTGGACATGGTGCGCGCGGTGAACTGA
- a CDS encoding potassium channel family protein, with protein sequence MSDRPASDRPARLTRWEQRTEVPLFAAGLLFLAGYAVRVLTPHDDEPWNDLALILVWTTWLLFLLDYGTRLRLSGLGARFPRVHWLDTLVLLLPLLRPLRMVKVYTAVQQRRDRPRLSLYARVISYAGLTAALLGFAASLAVYHLEHTAPDASIRTFGDAVWWACETLTTVGYGDVAPVTFWGRTVAAGLMAGGLALLGAVTGSFSSWLIQVFTREDEKRPPERG encoded by the coding sequence ATGAGCGACCGACCCGCCTCCGATCGACCCGCCCGGCTGACCCGCTGGGAGCAGCGCACGGAGGTCCCGCTCTTCGCCGCGGGGCTGCTCTTCCTGGCGGGGTACGCGGTCCGGGTGCTGACCCCGCACGACGACGAGCCCTGGAACGACCTCGCCCTGATCCTCGTCTGGACGACCTGGCTGCTGTTCCTCCTGGACTACGGGACGCGGCTGCGGCTCAGCGGGCTGGGCGCGCGCTTCCCGCGCGTGCACTGGCTCGACACCCTGGTCCTGCTGCTGCCGCTGCTGCGCCCGCTGCGCATGGTCAAGGTGTACACGGCGGTGCAGCAACGCCGCGACCGCCCGCGGCTCAGTCTGTACGCGCGAGTGATCTCGTACGCGGGCCTGACCGCCGCCCTGCTCGGCTTCGCCGCCTCGCTCGCGGTCTACCACCTGGAGCACACGGCCCCCGACGCCTCCATCCGCACCTTCGGCGACGCGGTGTGGTGGGCCTGCGAGACGCTCACGACGGTCGGTTACGGCGATGTCGCCCCGGTGACGTTCTGGGGCCGGACGGTCGCGGCGGGGCTGATGGCCGGCGGCCTGGCGCTGCTCGGCGCGGTCACGGGGTCGTTCTCGTCGTGGCTGATCCAGGTGTTCACCCGGGAGGACGAGAAACGGCCCCCGGAGCGCGGGTAG
- a CDS encoding phosphatidylinositol mannoside acyltransferase, translating to MSSGTSDLKGRLTDGLYGLGWGAVKRLPEPAAARLFRTIADQVWKRRGKSVLRLESNLARVVPDAGPERLAELSRAGMRSYMRYWMESFRLPTWSPERIEAGIDIAGTHHLAEGLDAGKGVVVALPHLANWDLAGAWVTTDLKVPFTTVAERLEPATLYDRFVAYREGLGMEVLPHSGGSAFGTLARRLRAGGLICLVADRDLSASGVEVSFFGATARMPAGPALLAQQTGAKLLPVTLWYDGPVMRGRIHPAVDVPPEGTRVEKTTAMTQALADAFAGGIAEHPEDWHMLQRLWLDDLDPRGEPT from the coding sequence GTGAGCAGCGGTACGTCCGATCTGAAGGGCCGACTCACCGACGGGCTGTACGGACTGGGCTGGGGCGCGGTCAAGAGGCTGCCCGAGCCGGCCGCCGCCCGCCTCTTCCGCACCATCGCCGACCAGGTGTGGAAGCGGCGCGGCAAGAGCGTGCTGCGGCTGGAGTCGAACCTGGCCCGGGTCGTCCCCGACGCGGGTCCTGAGCGACTGGCGGAGCTGTCGCGGGCCGGGATGCGCTCCTACATGCGCTACTGGATGGAGTCGTTCCGGCTGCCGACGTGGAGCCCGGAGCGCATCGAGGCAGGCATCGACATCGCCGGCACCCACCACCTGGCCGAAGGCCTGGACGCCGGGAAGGGCGTGGTCGTCGCCCTGCCGCACCTGGCCAACTGGGACCTCGCGGGGGCCTGGGTCACCACCGACCTGAAGGTCCCCTTCACCACCGTCGCCGAACGCCTGGAGCCCGCGACGCTCTACGACCGGTTCGTCGCCTACCGCGAGGGCCTGGGCATGGAGGTCCTCCCGCACAGCGGCGGGTCCGCCTTCGGCACCCTGGCCCGGCGGCTGCGCGCCGGCGGTCTGATCTGCCTGGTCGCGGACCGGGACCTGTCCGCGTCCGGCGTCGAGGTGTCGTTCTTCGGCGCCACCGCCCGGATGCCCGCGGGCCCGGCACTGCTCGCCCAGCAGACGGGCGCGAAGCTGCTGCCGGTGACCCTCTGGTACGACGGGCCGGTGATGCGCGGGCGTATCCATCCGGCGGTCGACGTGCCGCCGGAGGGCACCCGCGTCGAGAAGACCACCGCCATGACCCAGGCGCTGGCCGACGCCTTCGCCGGCGGTATCGCCGAGCACCCGGAGGACTGGCACATGCTCCAGCGGCTCTGGCTGGACGACCTGGACCCCCGGGGGGAACCCACGTGA
- a CDS encoding YebC/PmpR family DNA-binding transcriptional regulator: MSGHSKWATTKHKKAVIDAKRGKLFAKLIKNIEVAARSGGVDPDGNPTLVDAIQKAKKSSVPNKNIDSAVKRGGGLEAGGADYETIMYEGYGPNGVAVLIECLTDNRNRAASDVRVAMTRNGGSMADPGSVSYLFNRKGVVIVPKGELTEDDVLGAVLDAGAEEVNDLGDTFEVVSEATDMVAVRTALQEAGIDYDSAEANFLPTMQVELDEEGARKIFKLIDALEDSDDVQNVFANFDVSDEVMEKVDAA, encoded by the coding sequence ATGTCCGGCCACTCTAAATGGGCTACGACGAAGCACAAGAAGGCCGTGATTGACGCCAAGCGCGGCAAGCTCTTCGCGAAGCTGATCAAGAACATCGAGGTCGCGGCGCGCTCCGGCGGCGTGGACCCCGACGGCAACCCCACGCTCGTCGACGCCATCCAGAAGGCGAAGAAGAGCTCCGTCCCGAACAAGAACATCGACTCCGCGGTCAAGCGCGGTGGCGGTCTCGAAGCGGGCGGCGCCGACTACGAGACGATCATGTACGAGGGATACGGCCCCAACGGTGTCGCGGTGCTCATCGAGTGCCTCACCGACAACCGCAACCGTGCCGCGTCCGACGTACGTGTCGCGATGACCCGGAACGGCGGCTCCATGGCCGACCCGGGCTCCGTCTCGTACCTGTTCAACCGCAAGGGCGTCGTGATCGTGCCCAAGGGCGAGCTGACCGAGGACGACGTCCTCGGCGCGGTCCTCGACGCGGGCGCCGAGGAGGTCAACGACCTCGGCGACACCTTCGAGGTGGTCAGCGAGGCCACCGACATGGTCGCGGTGCGCACCGCGCTCCAGGAGGCGGGCATCGACTACGACTCCGCCGAGGCCAACTTCCTGCCGACCATGCAGGTCGAGCTGGACGAAGAGGGCGCGCGCAAGATCTTCAAGCTCATCGACGCGCTGGAGGACAGCGACGACGTGCAGAACGTCTTCGCCAACTTCGACGTGTCCGACGAGGTCATGGAGAAGGTCGACGCGGCCTGA
- a CDS encoding HIT domain-containing protein, which translates to MLIGMTSEPEQQIGVGTPDAFQRLWTPHRMAYIQGENKPSGPGAEDGCPFCSIPAKSDEDGLLVARGEHVYAVLNLYPYNGGHLMVVPYRHVADYTELDDPETAELADFTKRAMVALRAASGAHGFNIGMNQGSVAGAGIAAHLHQHLVPRWGGDTNFMPVIGHTKVLPQLLGDTRAMLADAWPKGELPAR; encoded by the coding sequence ATGCTGATCGGCATGACGAGTGAGCCGGAGCAGCAGATCGGCGTGGGGACGCCCGACGCATTCCAGCGCCTGTGGACTCCCCACCGGATGGCGTACATCCAGGGCGAGAACAAGCCCAGCGGCCCGGGCGCCGAGGACGGTTGTCCATTCTGTTCGATCCCCGCGAAATCCGACGAGGACGGGCTCCTCGTGGCGCGCGGCGAGCACGTCTACGCGGTGCTGAACCTGTACCCGTACAACGGCGGCCACCTCATGGTCGTCCCCTACCGTCATGTGGCCGACTACACGGAGCTGGACGACCCGGAGACGGCGGAGCTGGCGGACTTCACCAAGCGGGCGATGGTCGCGCTGCGCGCGGCCTCCGGGGCGCACGGCTTCAACATCGGCATGAACCAGGGCTCGGTGGCCGGCGCCGGGATCGCCGCGCATCTGCACCAGCACCTGGTGCCGCGCTGGGGCGGGGACACCAACTTCATGCCGGTCATCGGCCACACCAAGGTGCTGCCCCAGCTGCTCGGCGACACCCGGGCGATGCTGGCCGACGCCTGGCCGAAGGGCGAGCTGCCGGCCCGCTGA